The DNA window ttaccatgtccttagtgcccctagtgcctcctacctatatccttagtgccccttcctatgttcttagtgccctcagtgcctccttccttccttcctatgtccttagtgcccccagtgcctccttatgatGTCCCCCTCAATGCCTACCAGGCTttgttccaccccccaccccgaagtcAGCCTCCATgcctgcctacctctctccctctctccctgccgcaccaaagccagcctgcttgcctgcctacctccttccctccttgctgcacaaaaaaaaaaaagcctctctcccttcctggtctgccaccgccgccgccgctgctgctctctATCCTTACCTCCCTGTTGCTGTTAAtcaccgcccagaagccttcttcccgacgtcaattctgatgacagacaggatgttccgggccagccaatcgctggctagcccagaacatcctctctgacatcagaattgacatcaggaagaAGACTTCTGGGCGGCGATTagcagaagcagcagggaggtaaagaGAGAGGGtggcagcagcggcagtggattgggggggggaaaggaaggagggaggcttttttttttttgcacagcaggagggacaggaagcgatcgcctgtcccgttgtccccgcgcacagcttcgggacgcacTTATCTTGCCATAGCTGCATATCTTGCCATAGCTGCTGCACATGGTCCCCTGCTCTTTGCAAAGCTGCGATCGGCGTCTCGTACATGCAGCctgctgacccacaagccttccctgtGATGCAGATTCATATTTCCATCTGTTATGTGTAATACAAATCCACTGAATCCATGAACATTTGGTGAGTTAATATTGGTTTTTCTCCTAGACATTTAGCCAGGACTTTCAAAACCTGTCCTGTGACACcaccactaaactaaactaaactaaaccttaggtttgtataccgcatcatctctacattcgcaaagctcgacacggttaacaggaattagggtagaaaggaactccagaggagggaaggaagaagaggaaatttagaggactagaataatcagagagggaggaagagttacaattttgagaataaccaggttttcagatgtttacggaagagttagagggagctcagattcctaagaggggaggtaaggttttTCCAGAGCTCaatgattctaaaagggagggaggaacctagttttcatACAAGagagacgccttttagagagggaaagaagAGTTTGTTTTTGGGTGGATCCAATTTGTGAATAATGAGTCTCAAGTGCACCTtgattgatctcatgcatattcactgtggatatcttgaaaccaATCTAGGTTTGGGAAACTGCATTTAAACAGACAGTAGAGCTGAAATTCACATATAGCTGAGGTTAAACAATTTAACTGTAATATAGTACCTGATTTCCtaagctccttccctcccaaaTACACACAGAACATGAGAAAATCAGTTTCATATTTGCTATTTATTTAGACTTGTAATTCATTTATTTATGTGCTAGGAATAGATGAAAAACATGATCATTCTTATATTTATTGCAATCAAAAAGGATTTCAAAGTTGAGTTACAGCTTTTTCTTCTCATAAATGCAGACCATGGGGAAAATCTTAAGGTTCCTCTCCATAAAGAGCTTTGTCTCTCAGATACTCTTCTAGGCATTGAACAGCATAGTCATCCACCCTAACATCAAATTTATTGACAAATAAATGATGCTGCTGAAGTACAAAGTGGAGATCTCCAGCCCCATTAATACAGATAGACCGTTGGAAAATACCTGTGCATTGGGGATACGCTGCCCCTTTACCTATATCTCCTTCATGCCACTCCCATCTCACAAGCCTTGCAATTGCATTTAAGTCTGAAAGGTCATATTTTTCATGGTATGGAGTAGATCCAGGAACACCAGGCATTCGATATAGAGTTGCCCACAGGTGTTCATCTGGACTGTAAGTATCCTTTGACCATTCTATCAGTTTCTGCACTTCAGGATTTTCCAATACATGTTTCACAAATTCTCTTGTAACCACAAAATAAGCACTTCCAACAAACATTGGAGAACTGATTGGTGGAGGACCCTTCGTAATATTAGTTATTTCTATAGTTGTAGTAATTTTATGAGAAAACTGCCAGCGACTTACTTTATGTTGTGGCTTTTCAGACTCTAGGCTATTTTTGCCCTTCAATAGCTTCAGGGCTCTGACTATCTCCATGTTGGTCTTTATTGGGAAATCGGTGCCGCAAGTGTTTATCAGATATCTCCAGGGCACTTTACTTTTCAGCAAATCCTCCATGCAGTTCAGATCAGCTTGAACCCTGAACCATGATGCGTaaaccaatttttccaatttggatgctataaatacattttcaaaacaagaaaCAATGGCTCGAACAGCTTGCTTGTATAAATCAGGAGACTTTTCGTCCACATGAATACAATAGATATTCTGAGGGTTGTAAATTGCCCTTAAAAGTCTTTCAAACATTTCAATTTGTTCATGGATGACCATAGAATATGCAATCGGGTAATTCTCTTCCTCTTTGCTTAGTGGAATAGAAATAAACCTCCGGCTCATCTTGTAATGGTTGCAATCTTTAGTAAATTTCAAATAGTCCATTTCAGATATACGCAGCTCCTTCTTGCGGGCATTCTTTTGGTGCAAAAGTGCCAATCGCACTGCATCTTGATCTCCTTGTATTATTTTGGAGCAGCTGATTTGATTGCTGGAAGGCAATTTCATTGAGGTGACAAACTGGGTCTTACAGTAATTTCTCCTCAGATTGTATGCACTCTGAGGCAGATCTTCCAAGCCACATGGTTGAAACATGTATTTCAGGACTGATGCAGCAAACGAAAGCAGTCCAATGAGCAATAAACAGTGTTTCCATTTTATGCAACGCTTTTGCCAACACATTCTCTAAATTCAGATGATTTGCC is part of the Geotrypetes seraphini chromosome 14, aGeoSer1.1, whole genome shotgun sequence genome and encodes:
- the LOC117348196 gene encoding beta-1,3-galactosyl-O-glycosyl-glycoprotein beta-1,6-N-acetylglucosaminyltransferase 3-like isoform X1, giving the protein MCWQKRCIKWKHCLLLIGLLSFAASVLKYMFQPCGLEDLPQSAYNLRRNYCKTQFVTSMKLPSSNQISCSKIIQGDQDAVRLALLHQKNARKKELRISEMDYLKFTKDCNHYKMSRRFISIPLSKEEENYPIAYSMVIHEQIEMFERLLRAIYNPQNIYCIHVDEKSPDLYKQAVRAIVSCFENVFIASKLEKLVYASWFRVQADLNCMEDLLKSKVPWRYLINTCGTDFPIKTNMEIVRALKLLKGKNSLESEKPQHKVSRWQFSHKITTTIEITNITKGPPPISSPMFVGSAYFVVTREFVKHVLENPEVQKLIEWSKDTYSPDEHLWATLYRMPGVPGSTPYHEKYDLSDLNAIARLVRWEWHEGDIGKGAAYPQCTGIFQRSICINGAGDLHFVLQQHHLFVNKFDVRVDDYAVQCLEEYLRDKALYGEEP
- the LOC117348196 gene encoding beta-1,3-galactosyl-O-glycosyl-glycoprotein beta-1,6-N-acetylglucosaminyltransferase 3-like isoform X2 codes for the protein MCWQKRCIKWKHCLLLIGLLSFAASVLKYMFQPCGLEDLPQSAYNLRRNYCKTQFVTSMKLPSSNQISCSKIIQGDQDAVRLALLHQKNARKKELRISEMDYLKFTKDCNHYKMSRRFISIPLSKEEENYPIAYSMVIHEQIEMFERLLRAIYNPQNIYCIHVDEKSPDLYKQAVRAIVSCFENVFIASKLEKLVYASWFRVQADLNCMEDLLKSKVPWRYLINTCGTDFPIKTNMEIVRALKLLKGKNSLESEKPQHKLFTPGNSTQISIKILKTNLFACQTFY